A genomic window from Bacteroidia bacterium includes:
- a CDS encoding S-adenosylmethionine:tRNA ribosyltransferase-isomerase, with protein MEIQLSDFDYTLPQERIAIKPVEPKDHAKLLVYKNGIIKDTYFYLLADELPENSILIVNNTKVIPARLWFEKPDSQCIIEVFCLNPIGIDIQQAMERTASATWECMIGNKKRWKKGQLKQQFGDIELSVTCVKSFQNTFAVEFNWRPENYTFAQVLESAGKMPLPPYIARDADEEDKKNYQTIFAQEIGAVAAPTAGLHFTERVLNSLKNKGINLQTVTLHVGAGTFMPIKTNNPLNHSMHYEKISVSYDVLYSLYENFEQVPFIAVGTTTLRTLESMYWLGVRLLERKPITLPYLIEKQDISWTYPVKYTFKQSLEAVLSWLDALNSKHIEGYTNLYIVPYTPIQSINAIITNFHQPKSTLLMLISAIVGQNWKDIYTHALQNGYRFLSYGDANLYWKE; from the coding sequence ATGGAAATTCAACTCTCGGACTTTGACTACACATTGCCCCAAGAGCGAATAGCCATAAAACCTGTAGAACCCAAAGATCACGCTAAGCTGTTGGTCTATAAAAATGGCATAATAAAAGACACGTATTTTTACCTTTTAGCCGATGAACTGCCTGAAAACAGCATTTTAATTGTCAACAACACTAAGGTAATTCCTGCAAGACTATGGTTTGAGAAACCTGATTCGCAATGTATTATTGAAGTTTTTTGCCTAAATCCGATAGGCATAGATATTCAGCAAGCAATGGAGCGCACTGCTTCTGCTACTTGGGAGTGTATGATTGGTAATAAAAAAAGATGGAAAAAAGGTCAGCTCAAACAGCAGTTTGGAGATATTGAACTTAGCGTTACTTGTGTAAAGTCTTTTCAAAATACTTTTGCGGTAGAATTCAATTGGCGACCTGAAAATTATACTTTTGCACAGGTGTTAGAAAGTGCAGGAAAAATGCCCCTTCCTCCCTACATAGCTCGCGATGCTGATGAAGAAGACAAAAAAAATTATCAAACTATATTTGCACAAGAAATTGGCGCAGTAGCTGCCCCTACCGCAGGACTACACTTTACTGAACGTGTGCTAAATTCTCTAAAAAATAAAGGTATAAACCTACAAACTGTAACCTTACACGTAGGCGCGGGCACATTTATGCCGATTAAAACCAACAATCCGCTAAATCATTCTATGCACTATGAGAAAATTTCTGTTAGCTATGACGTTTTGTATTCTTTGTATGAAAATTTTGAGCAAGTTCCATTTATTGCCGTAGGAACAACAACTCTACGAACATTAGAAAGCATGTATTGGCTAGGGGTTCGTTTATTAGAACGCAAACCTATTACATTGCCGTATTTGATAGAAAAGCAAGACATAAGTTGGACATATCCTGTCAAATATACCTTCAAACAGAGTTTGGAAGCAGTTTTAAGTTGGTTAGATGCTCTTAATTCCAAGCATATAGAGGGATATACTAATCTGTACATTGTTCCCTACACTCCCATTCAAAGCATAAATGCTATTATCACTAACTTTCACCAACCTAAAAGTACCCTGTTGATGCTTATCAGTGCCATAGTAGGTCAAAACTGGAAGGATATCTATACCCATGCACTGCAAAATGGCTACCGTTTTTTAAGTTACGGCGATGCTAACTTGTATTGGAAGGAATAA
- a CDS encoding C40 family peptidase, which produces MPKIVKSSSNFIGMRHKNWILCLAVSWVATNLFSQENLSYDHLAFSATVAKDSTAQHLYPDVLPLKADLIQITNEWKGTRYRYGGMSKQGTDCSGFVLRVLEQAMPQVQLPRSSKDMYAQTLRIPLCEAKPGDLLFFRNSVRLPISHVGIYLGQGYFAHAVGYHGVIISHLSEDYHKKTFYAATRITEKNFKKDIPH; this is translated from the coding sequence TTGCCTAAAATTGTTAAAAGTAGCTCAAACTTCATAGGTATGAGGCATAAAAACTGGATACTATGCTTGGCAGTAAGTTGGGTAGCGACTAACTTATTCAGCCAAGAAAACCTATCGTATGACCATTTAGCATTTTCTGCTACGGTAGCAAAAGACAGCACCGCACAGCACCTGTATCCTGATGTTTTACCTTTGAAAGCAGATTTGATTCAAATTACAAATGAATGGAAAGGTACTCGCTACCGTTACGGTGGGATGTCCAAGCAAGGTACGGACTGTTCAGGATTTGTACTAAGAGTTTTAGAGCAAGCTATGCCCCAAGTACAGCTTCCACGCAGTTCAAAAGATATGTATGCACAAACTTTACGTATTCCGCTTTGCGAAGCTAAACCTGGAGATTTGCTCTTTTTCAGAAATAGCGTCCGTTTACCCATTAGTCATGTAGGTATCTACTTAGGTCAAGGTTATTTTGCCCATGCGGTAGGTTATCATGGAGTAATTATTAGCCATTTATCCGAAGACTATCATAAAAAAACTTTTTACGCTGCTACACGCATCACCGAAAAAAACTTCAAAAAGGATATACCTCACTAA
- a CDS encoding peptidylprolyl isomerase translates to MRIAHIHTQKGTALVYFYTEETPITVENFCNLVQKTFYNRIIFDRLIPDFIIQTAYPSGNDTAGPSYTIPCKQTDKNQYHDIAISMTRKSRNTGSSQFLIRHNRKNTTHLDRNHACFGKVVEGLEVINHTKQDDKILSVQIIQTT, encoded by the coding sequence ATGCGTATAGCCCATATACACACTCAAAAAGGTACAGCGTTGGTATACTTTTACACAGAAGAGACACCTATTACGGTAGAAAATTTTTGTAACCTTGTCCAAAAAACTTTCTACAATAGAATTATATTTGACCGTCTTATTCCTGATTTTATTATTCAAACAGCATATCCGAGCGGAAATGATACAGCAGGACCAAGCTATACTATCCCCTGCAAACAGACAGACAAAAACCAATATCATGATATAGCAATCTCTATGACGCGCAAAAGTCGTAACACAGGAAGTTCACAATTCCTTATTCGTCATAACAGAAAAAATACTACGCATTTAGACAGAAATCATGCTTGTTTTGGCAAAGTAGTAGAAGGATTAGAGGTCATTAACCATACTAAACAAGACGATAAAATTCTCTCTGTTCAAATTATACAAACCACATAA
- a CDS encoding response regulator yields MKKMAKILIVEDNPAELLILEKAIQKAIPEVQIDKVADGIKCLDYLYETDSLPNCMILDLNLPDQDGRAVLKMLQVSEELSKLNVIVLTGSEDPEDKIYCNRLGVKGYYLKSLVYHDFTELIEHIKKLLA; encoded by the coding sequence ATGAAAAAAATGGCGAAAATTCTAATTGTAGAGGATAATCCTGCTGAATTGCTCATTCTTGAAAAAGCAATTCAAAAAGCCATCCCCGAAGTTCAGATTGACAAAGTAGCAGATGGCATCAAATGTTTAGATTATTTATACGAAACGGATTCGTTGCCTAACTGTATGATTTTAGATTTGAATTTGCCTGACCAAGATGGTAGAGCAGTGTTAAAAATGCTTCAAGTAAGTGAAGAACTCTCTAAACTCAATGTGATAGTATTAACAGGTTCAGAAGATCCTGAAGATAAAATTTATTGTAATCGCTTAGGTGTCAAAGGATATTACTTAAAGTCTTTGGTCTATCACGATTTCACAGAACTAATAGAACACATTAAAAAACTACTTGCATGA
- a CDS encoding HAMP domain-containing histidine kinase, whose amino-acid sequence MISVPVISFEQDSDAYYKAAHDIKGAANRILSLVQIFVEEREGLTPQQNMYLDFLYKEASLAAQLTTDYMTLRKVKYIYKDVHETTWKDAIQPVFSKIKQLAQERKVELSWYNLEASARLNPKLMAQLVFALVQNSILYSDTQKAQRWVKITFSSTPIGVTVEDNGIGIPEDKILSAFTPFTRIHHDLGTEQSTGTGLALVREIVYFYKGNINIQSKVQEGTTIQIQLFPDFSN is encoded by the coding sequence ATGATATCTGTACCTGTTATTAGCTTTGAGCAGGACTCAGATGCTTATTACAAAGCCGCTCACGATATAAAAGGAGCAGCGAACCGAATATTGAGTTTAGTGCAGATTTTTGTAGAAGAGCGGGAAGGTTTAACACCTCAACAAAACATGTACCTGGATTTTTTATACAAAGAAGCTTCCTTAGCTGCCCAACTGACCACAGATTACATGACCCTTCGCAAAGTAAAATACATCTACAAAGATGTACATGAAACTACATGGAAGGATGCTATACAGCCCGTTTTTTCTAAAATTAAACAACTAGCCCAAGAGCGAAAAGTAGAACTTAGCTGGTACAATTTAGAGGCTTCAGCCAGATTAAACCCAAAGCTAATGGCGCAGCTTGTTTTTGCGCTAGTTCAAAATAGTATTTTATACTCAGATACTCAAAAAGCTCAACGTTGGGTAAAGATTACTTTCAGTAGTACGCCCATAGGCGTTACTGTGGAAGACAACGGTATAGGGATTCCAGAGGATAAAATTTTATCTGCTTTTACCCCTTTTACTCGCATACATCATGATTTAGGTACCGAACAAAGTACAGGTACAGGGTTGGCATTGGTTCGCGAAATTGTTTATTTTTACAAAGGAAATATCAACATACAATCCAAAGTTCAAGAAGGAACTACCATTCAAATTCAATTATTTCCTGATTTTTCAAACTAA
- a CDS encoding MarR family transcriptional regulator: protein MEKFNQQQVEILAKTLYHYNNAIKYFENQFYNIAQCTTDDFQIVMFLLEEGDTKISKVGVKFHIKLSSLTGIIDRLERLGYIERFFKPGDRRSTYIKAVESEKVHYLRKIMYQPAAQLILSRLNTKQINQAVNLFEAISKEIKNVSEEEVQQIAKQYEMDKLG from the coding sequence ATGGAGAAATTTAATCAACAACAAGTAGAAATTTTAGCCAAAACGTTGTATCACTACAACAATGCTATCAAATATTTTGAAAACCAATTTTACAATATCGCCCAATGTACTACTGACGACTTCCAAATTGTGATGTTCCTTTTAGAAGAGGGCGACACTAAAATTTCAAAAGTTGGGGTAAAATTTCATATCAAGCTCTCTTCTCTAACTGGAATTATTGACCGATTAGAAAGACTAGGGTATATTGAACGATTTTTCAAGCCTGGAGATAGGCGAAGCACCTACATCAAAGCTGTGGAAAGTGAAAAAGTTCATTACCTTCGCAAAATTATGTATCAACCTGCTGCACAGCTTATTTTATCCCGACTGAATACAAAACAAATCAACCAAGCTGTAAATTTGTTTGAAGCAATTAGCAAAGAAATTAAGAATGTTTCAGAGGAAGAAGTACAACAAATAGCCAAGCAATACGAAATGGACAAACTTGGATAG
- a CDS encoding NADH-quinone oxidoreductase subunit M, whose product MGLLSVITFLPILGAILILTIPSKIKQAYRYIALGITGIQLALTLFLVFSFNYQQAGINKLSAYQFVERVNWITFSVKGYGTLNIQYFMGVDGLSITMVLLSAIIYFIGVFASWSIEKNEKGYYSLYLLLNTATFGVFCALDFFLFYVFWEVMLLPLYFLISIWGGPRREYAAMKFFLYTLLGSVFMLLVMIGLYTSVVTNPEEVAKKGMSVAQHSFSMIDMMNPKNYVSSSVFAIGGKMFGINARILAFAVLFIAFAIKVPMAPLHTWLPDAHVEAPTPISAILAGILLKLGGYAILRICYGIFPEGGIFFQKTLMILGAFAIIYGAFCAAGQKDLKKLIAYSSVSHMGYVTMGIAALTPLAVNGAIFQMFNHGIISSLLFILVGVIYDRVHDRQIASFRGLFAEMPVYGGFVIFAFMASLGLPMISGFVSESMVFIGSFETNKVITMIATSGVLLTAIYYLWTLQRMFFGPLYLRVPSWKNELKPMTASEYASVIPLVVIAIWFGIQPSACLDLMSSAVNDFIAYSTVKGKECLEGFEKLQALIEK is encoded by the coding sequence ATGGGATTACTTTCAGTCATCACATTTTTGCCAATACTCGGCGCAATTCTGATACTAACTATACCTTCAAAAATAAAGCAAGCTTACCGATACATTGCTTTGGGCATAACGGGCATCCAATTAGCTTTGACTTTATTTTTGGTCTTTTCCTTTAACTACCAACAGGCGGGCATCAATAAACTCAGTGCGTACCAATTTGTAGAAAGAGTAAACTGGATAACCTTTTCCGTCAAAGGCTACGGTACGCTGAACATTCAGTATTTTATGGGAGTAGATGGACTAAGTATTACAATGGTGCTTTTGTCTGCCATTATATACTTTATCGGCGTATTCGCATCATGGAGTATTGAGAAAAATGAAAAAGGATATTACTCTTTGTATCTTTTGCTCAATACTGCTACATTTGGGGTATTCTGTGCGTTAGACTTTTTCTTGTTCTATGTATTTTGGGAAGTGATGCTGCTTCCACTTTATTTTTTAATTAGCATTTGGGGAGGACCTCGTAGAGAGTATGCTGCAATGAAGTTCTTTTTATACACTTTGTTAGGTTCAGTTTTTATGCTTTTGGTTATGATTGGTTTATACACTTCGGTAGTAACTAATCCCGAAGAGGTGGCTAAAAAGGGAATGAGCGTGGCGCAACATTCTTTTAGTATGATTGATATGATGAATCCTAAGAACTACGTAAGTAGCAGCGTTTTTGCGATAGGTGGAAAGATGTTTGGTATCAATGCAAGGATATTAGCTTTTGCTGTGTTGTTTATAGCTTTTGCTATAAAAGTACCTATGGCGCCTTTACACACATGGTTACCTGATGCCCACGTAGAAGCACCTACACCTATTTCAGCCATATTAGCAGGTATTTTATTGAAACTAGGGGGATATGCGATTTTGAGAATCTGCTACGGTATTTTTCCTGAGGGGGGAATATTCTTTCAAAAGACTTTAATGATATTAGGGGCATTTGCAATTATCTATGGTGCTTTCTGTGCAGCAGGGCAAAAAGATTTAAAGAAATTGATTGCTTACTCATCAGTTTCGCACATGGGCTACGTAACTATGGGTATTGCAGCGCTTACTCCGCTAGCTGTAAATGGAGCTATATTCCAAATGTTTAATCATGGAATAATTTCCTCTTTATTGTTTATTTTGGTAGGGGTAATTTACGACCGCGTACACGACCGACAAATTGCTAGTTTTAGAGGACTATTTGCTGAAATGCCTGTCTATGGCGGATTTGTAATATTTGCTTTCATGGCTTCCTTAGGCTTGCCGATGATTAGTGGGTTTGTTTCTGAAAGTATGGTCTTTATAGGTTCTTTTGAAACTAACAAAGTAATTACTATGATAGCCACTTCGGGAGTATTACTTACAGCCATTTACTATTTGTGGACACTGCAAAGAATGTTTTTTGGACCTTTATACTTGCGCGTGCCTTCTTGGAAAAATGAACTCAAACCTATGACAGCCAGCGAATATGCCTCTGTTATTCCATTAGTGGTAATTGCAATATGGTTTGGTATTCAGCCCTCTGCTTGCCTAGATTTGATGTCTTCTGCAGTTAATGACTTCATAGCATACTCTACTGTAAAAGGTAAAGAGTGCCTTGAAGGTTTTGAAAAATTACAAGCCTTAATAGAAAAATGA
- the eno gene encoding phosphopyruvate hydratase yields MSFIYEITAREILDSRGNPTVEVEVHTSNNVIGRAAVPSGASTGAHEAVELRDGDKKRYLGKGVEKAVKNIVETIAPYLKGNSVLQQRQIDQKLLELDGTENKSKLGANAILGVSLAVAHAAAQSLNLPLYRYIGGTNACVLPIPMMNILNGGAHADNGIDFQEFMIMPIKAPSFKEALRMGTEVFHYLKKVLQDRHLSTNVGDEGGFAPNLKSNEEAIEAVIHAIEAAGYKPGIDIYLAIDAACSELYDKQKKKYIFKKSTGEEFTSNQMVQYWQKLTQKYPAILSIEDGLDEDDWEGWKELTQAIGDKVQLVGDDLFVTNVKRLQKGIEQKVANSILVKVNQIGTLTETLDAIELARKNSYTYILSHRSGETEDTTIADIAVATNSGLIKTGSASRTDRVAKYNQLLRIEEQLGNQAVYLGTNFKYVKER; encoded by the coding sequence ATGTCATTCATTTATGAAATTACTGCAAGAGAAATATTAGATTCTCGCGGCAATCCTACAGTAGAGGTAGAAGTTCATACAAGTAATAATGTTATAGGTAGGGCAGCAGTTCCCAGCGGTGCAAGCACAGGTGCACACGAAGCTGTAGAGCTTAGAGATGGAGATAAAAAACGCTATTTGGGAAAAGGGGTAGAAAAAGCAGTAAAGAATATCGTTGAAACTATTGCGCCATATTTGAAGGGCAATTCAGTATTGCAGCAAAGACAAATAGACCAAAAACTTTTGGAGTTAGATGGCACAGAAAATAAATCTAAACTGGGTGCAAATGCTATATTAGGTGTATCTCTTGCTGTAGCCCATGCTGCTGCACAATCCTTGAACCTTCCTTTATATCGGTACATTGGGGGAACAAATGCTTGTGTTTTACCTATTCCAATGATGAACATTCTCAACGGAGGCGCACATGCTGATAATGGTATAGACTTTCAAGAATTCATGATTATGCCGATTAAAGCACCTTCTTTCAAAGAAGCCCTTCGCATGGGAACAGAAGTTTTTCACTACTTGAAAAAAGTTTTACAGGATAGACATCTTAGCACAAACGTTGGCGATGAAGGGGGATTTGCTCCTAATCTAAAATCTAACGAAGAAGCTATTGAAGCTGTAATCCATGCCATTGAAGCAGCAGGCTACAAACCTGGCATAGATATTTATCTTGCCATAGATGCGGCTTGCTCTGAATTGTATGATAAGCAAAAGAAAAAGTATATATTCAAAAAATCCACAGGCGAAGAATTTACTTCCAATCAAATGGTTCAATACTGGCAAAAGCTAACACAAAAATATCCTGCGATATTGTCTATTGAAGATGGACTAGATGAAGATGACTGGGAAGGATGGAAAGAATTGACACAAGCTATTGGAGATAAAGTACAGCTAGTAGGAGATGACTTATTTGTAACAAATGTTAAACGATTACAAAAAGGCATAGAGCAAAAAGTAGCAAACTCTATTTTAGTCAAAGTTAATCAGATAGGTACTTTAACAGAAACACTTGATGCTATTGAGTTGGCTAGAAAAAACAGTTACACTTACATTCTTAGCCATCGTAGTGGCGAAACAGAAGATACTACAATAGCAGACATAGCTGTGGCTACGAATTCAGGTTTAATTAAAACAGGTTCAGCATCTCGTACGGATAGAGTAGCCAAATATAATCAGCTTTTGCGTATTGAGGAGCAGTTAGGCAATCAAGCGGTATATCTTGGAACAAACTTCAAGTATGTTAAAGAAAGATAA